One window from the genome of Pirellulales bacterium encodes:
- a CDS encoding MotA/TolQ/ExbB proton channel family protein: MLSLFTPRAGRFFVASVLSLAVAMSCFTTAALINPAAAVAQDEAAADETATEETSSAPKTQSQLEYFFEALGWTYTILFAIDSFLFVAILVMNFMALRREAMMPAALVQGFEAHLNEKRFQEAYEMAKADPSFLGKVLAGGMSKLSSGYDASVAAMEEAGANETMKLEHLLSYIALVGSISPMLGLLGTVDGMVVAFKEIASRETPPPPSILAKGVATALVTTLVGLWLAIPAVLVYGILKNWLQSLVSEVGSTAGTLMSRFSTMGKK, from the coding sequence ATGTTGTCTTTGTTTACGCCCCGGGCAGGCCGATTCTTTGTCGCGAGTGTCCTCTCCCTGGCCGTGGCGATGTCGTGTTTTACGACCGCGGCGCTTATTAATCCCGCCGCCGCCGTCGCCCAGGATGAGGCCGCCGCCGATGAAACCGCCACGGAGGAAACCTCTTCCGCTCCCAAAACGCAAAGTCAGCTGGAATACTTTTTTGAGGCATTGGGCTGGACCTATACGATTTTATTTGCGATTGACTCGTTCTTATTTGTGGCGATTTTAGTCATGAATTTTATGGCCCTCCGGCGCGAGGCGATGATGCCTGCGGCATTAGTCCAGGGATTTGAGGCGCATTTGAACGAAAAACGCTTTCAGGAAGCGTACGAAATGGCCAAGGCCGACCCGTCCTTTCTGGGCAAGGTGCTCGCGGGAGGCATGTCCAAATTATCCAGCGGATATGACGCCTCGGTCGCGGCCATGGAAGAAGCCGGCGCGAACGAAACGATGAAACTGGAACATTTACTGAGTTACATCGCGCTTGTCGGCTCGATTAGCCCGATGTTGGGCCTCTTGGGAACGGTGGACGGGATGGTGGTGGCGTTCAAGGAAATTGCTTCCCGCGAGACTCCTCCGCCCCCCAGCATTTTGGCCAAGGGTGTGGCGACCGCGCTCGTGACCACTCTGGTTGGTCTGTGGTTGGCCATTCCCGCGGTGTTAGTTTACGGCATTTTAAAGAATTGGCTGCAAAGTCTCGTGTCAGAGGTTGGGTCCACCGCCGGTACGCTGATGAGCCGGTTTTCCACAATGGGTAAAAAGTGA
- a CDS encoding biopolymer transporter ExbD, translated as MKIKTSSSLPSAETDMTPMIDMTFQLITFFMFVMRVSDIEASDKIKLPSSQIAKPPEGKPGQLFIVQMTDKSQVLSAGDYIPLDKFSQYVRTYVEQEKALNRDVTETVVLVRADELAKTGDVQEMIRLCQKNGLTNFNLRAVVRADN; from the coding sequence ATGAAAATCAAAACCAGTTCCAGCCTGCCATCGGCCGAGACGGACATGACGCCGATGATCGACATGACGTTTCAGCTCATCACATTTTTTATGTTTGTGATGCGCGTGAGCGATATCGAGGCCAGCGACAAGATCAAGCTTCCCAGCAGTCAAATCGCCAAGCCGCCCGAGGGAAAACCCGGACAGCTATTTATCGTGCAAATGACCGACAAGAGCCAGGTGCTGTCCGCCGGTGATTACATCCCGCTCGATAAGTTTTCGCAGTATGTGCGGACCTATGTCGAACAAGAAAAAGCCCTCAACCGGGACGTGACCGAGACAGTCGTCCTGGTGCGGGCCGATGAACTAGCCAAAACGGGCGACGTGCAGGAAATGATTCGGCTTTGCCAAAAAAACGGCTTGACCAACTTTAATCTGCGGGCCGTGGTTCGCGCGGATAACTAA